The nucleotide sequence tgcaagcaatcaagagcttaaactcatcacatccaatagtgagggaggttcaagattggcttgcactgatgtcaacacttaaaaagataactctgtgttgggtgccagcgcatgttggtgtcagtgggaatgagcgagctgatcagaaggccaaggcagctgccgctcagccttgtgatgctcgtttttctctcccatataccgacctgaaaccagcatctggagttgtcttcgcgataaatggaaggaacaatggaggcatatctccagaaataaactgcgagagattagagatgaccttggcagttgggtgactagcatccatcccaaccgaaaagtggaagttgcattaacaaggctaagaatcgggcacacaagactgactcatgggccgatgatggctaaaaatcaagcactttgtgagggatgccaagagcccttaacaattgcacatgtagtggaaagacgtgcaacattctcagaccaaagacgtacgtacttgtattgggggaggattgtgacatagagggtcttattagtttcctttgggagactatgcataattaaattttaataaaatttaattatgcataatgtttatgcaataattttatacacttagagtataatatttatgccttgatttttaatttgtttattgttatttataagatatctattgatagatttttaaagttttaatcattttaatatttctatttaacaaggtattcgccgctaatgaccttagctgttgacgcggcagataattttaaataatcaatcaatcccgcGTCGTGGCGAATCAGCGCTGACCGCCTGTACAGATATAATTATGCCGAGCGAGGCTGCGCCGGTGCCGAGTGAAATGATTGTGGAGTCCGCCACACTCTATCAACCCcctcatttacacacatatattccgtCGTGCTCCAATTCACTTTCAGCCATCTTTCACCATTCCAAACAAGAGTGGGCTTATAGCTGAATAAGCCTCTACTTTGAAACTCTGTCACTGCCACTCCCACTTGTCTTACTTCcctcataaatataaatgtttctcTGCCACATGAGAATTCCTCATACAATACCATATCTCTTCTCGTGGTACTCggccataaacttttttttttcctaattctacAAACACACTGTAATTCTTTCTGTCCGTCTATGTAATTCTCATTACCATTCTCAATGCAAACAATGCATCAGTAATACAATTACATGGCATGAAGCCAAACTACTGATCACTGATTGCTACTTCATTTCTCTACCTTTATTACAACTCTGTACATTACCTCTTCTTCCTTGTGAACTTAATCCTACATACTACCATTCGATGTTGTGTAACTACACTTTCTCTTACTATTGCCTTATAGTCTTTAATCTCTTTCACAAGTAGTTCACTTGTGTGACCCTTTCTCCACTTTTATATGTTATTCTATGTTCTTCCCTCTTGAAATAGGTATTCACCAaaaccattaccatttttttttttcaaaatccacctCCATTTTTCCGACAGCATTCCATCCTCTTACACCATATCTGCCCCTCACCTCTTTATCTCCTAAGTTCCCTTCGCCCACATGCCTATTGAAATCTGCCTCAACCATTAATCTTTCTTCCTTAGGAAGGCTTTCTACCATATCCTCCAACTCACTCcagaagttttctttttcttccatcacAACCAACTTATGGGCATATGCactaataacatttaatattacacCTTCCATTTCCAGTTTTATATTCTATCAGAGACCCTCTTTACTTCTAAAACATATTTAACAAGCTTTTCCCTTAATATGATTCCAACTCCGTTTCTTCTTCCATCCAGTCCATAGTAAAAGAGCTTCGACCCCCCTTCAATGTTCGTAGAAAGGAGGttcgctcttctcttcctcatgtTGGCCAACTCTCTATCTTTACCAGTCACAGAGCCAACATTTAAGGTTCCAATATTCGCTTCCaggctctctcctctccacttttcCCGTTGACTTCGAgctcgctctcttcctttctttctccttgcccTATCAGTAGCACAATTTCTACAGGCACCCTGCTGACCTACAGTGTCGATGGATGTCGATGTAGTAAAGGCAAATATCATATATCGTTGATAGTTTAGTGttgtgttgttgtcattgttattagctGTTGTTATcaccaataccattattatttctcataatgtttatcatcattattacaatcattattattactattatcattatcatcaatctgtCCAAGCAACGCaaagattgtttttttcttggatttACAACTTTCAAGAATACTTCTAATTAAAAGCAATTGATCTTTACACCCATACGACattcttttatattccttttgTTCGACAGGAAAAATTTTGTTATCGAAACTGTAGATTTGTTCTGTCAAGATAGAGGTTAACATTTATTTTATGATGTACTAAGGTAGGTAACAGGCCTGTATCTTGGTGTTTTTTTAATGTCAATGAATTTAGGGGaggaattgtgttttttttattgatctttaaGCATTTAGAGATGCTCTGCAAGGAGGAAGCAGGGTTTATCAAGAGTCTGTAACCAATAGTTATGTCTATCCACGAAGATCTCCATTTGTGTTTTCGATAAAGGCAAATTTCAACTCTGTTATTTCCTGCCAATGCTTCTCTCGAGTATTTGCAGCATTAGTTCTTGAGTTTTGAATCCCCTCAGCATCTTTGTTATACCCTTTCTCATTGCTCcagaattttttttccagaaagttACGATTTCCTCGATAGTTAGAGTATCTTTAATAGAACAGTTGCGCTACATATTTCCCAATAAAACTTCCTGGCGGTAGATTTAAAGatttggttttgtatatattttttaatctcttcTCGAGTCGTCGAATTCTTTCGGCTTTAGTTGTACTCTTTGTTTGATGGCTTCCTGAATTTCACCAAAATTTAAACTGTTTTGTATCTCataatttttctgtcttttcttttcatcatcatcatcatcatcatcaccatcatcatcacactccgAGGAGATCgttttagctgtttttttttttttttacatgatgatATCATTTAAACCTATGATCCATTAAAGGTTCTCTGTTGGGGCTTCCTTGCTTCTGTTCTGGCCTGTTCTTCCGCTTCACTATTTACTCCTGCATTATTCTCGAAACCCTCTATACTTTCTGCATTCCTTTCATTaagctcatcattattatcattatcatcattatcattatcattaatgatattgttattaccgtcgttaatattattattacattatcatttttgttgttattattatcattaccattaccattaccattatcattatcattatcattattattattgttgttgttttcgttgttgttgttgtcgtcattatcatcattatttttattatcacaattattatttttttattaataaaaaaagaagttaagtctaatatataaaaaaggctcGAGTTTTcttacaaggaaaataaaatgggatTCATGACTGACAATGACTATAAAATACAGGTTCCTCTAATAGTTTCAGCCGCGTGAATCCGGAAGCAGACGTGTGGTTCGTAATAACGTCACCAACAGTAGACAACGCCGACGGTCTTCCTGCTCGTCTTCTCGAACGTTACTCGAACCTCTACGTAGTTACGACGGATCTGGAGACTGTGTTCAAGAACACGTCGCTTGAAGATTTTTTCATGTCCGGATTATGGCACAAGGGCAcgcgtaagtttttttttttccttcttcttttcttggtaAACGTTTGTGAATATCACTGGTAAGCCGTCTTTAAGATTGAGTtaacaaatatttcatttttttgaaaatggggtAAACTGATATTCACTGGTTTGACTTATGTGTTTTTATCCAGTTGTTCATCTATTGCagctttcttaaaaaaaacaattattttttttccctcattatacATTATCCCTGCATCTAGAGGGTATGTGATCATCTATATCTGTTTTTTGTTgaaaacgaagagggagaaaataaagtttCTTCTCGTCAATTAACTTAAACGCGTCTATCGTGGTCGAGATGAGCTCTAATCCCCGTAACAATCTCACCAGCTTGGCCGATAATACAGCTAAGTGACATCTTGAGGGTCGCGCTGGTGTGGCGATTCGGAGGCTTCTACACGGACATCGACACGGTTTGCCTCAAGGACATCTTTCCGCTGCAGAACTTTGTCATCGGCGGCCATTACCCCAGGAACCAAATAGCCAACGGAGCGTTTCACTTCCTGCACCACCATCAGGTCATGGAGGACTTAATGACGAAGATGATCGAGGGATATAAAGTGAGTCCTGTTCTTCCTGCTCTGTAGTGATGGGGATCCGCCCAGTGTGTATTCATACCGTGGAAACTACGCAcaggaatcacacacacacacacacacacacacacacacacacacacacacacacacacacacacacacacacaaaaaaaaaaaaaaaatgtgtttatacatacatacacataaaacatacatacagatagacagccagatagatagatagatagatagatagataggcagacggacagacagataagtcTTAGTTCCTTGAGGGATCCTAGATTTTTTTAAGGTTGATGCCATTTGTATGACAAAATgacatttatctacctatttgtacaagaaaatatatttaattttatctgtacagaaaaaacaaaaacaaaaacaaagagtaaCGTACATTTTATGCTGATTATTTCATAGTGATTCAGAATCTTATGTGTAACTTATATTATCTACTTAATGTACtgtcgattttttatttatttatctatttatctgtgtgtgtgtgtgtgtgtgtgtgtgtgtgtgtgtgtgtgtgtgtgtgtgtgtgtgtgtgtgtgtgtgtgtgtgtgtgtgtgtgtgtgtgtgtgtgtgtgtgtgtgtttgtgtgtgtgaatttactgCACACCTGAATCTGCTTAAGAATTCACTTCGCAAAGTCAACGTAATATTTCCCTTcagtttcttgtttttctattttagttTATTTCGTTTGTTCGTTTACCTTTATATATCTTTGTTGATAGTCTACGAAATCCTGAATGGGAATTAATACTTTAATCCATCTctattctgttatatatataaatgtgtgtgtgtgtgtgtgtgtgtgtgtgtgtgtgtgtgtgtgtgtgtgtgtgtatgtgtgtgtgtgtgtgtgtgtatgtgtgtgtgtgtatgtgtatgtgtgtgtgtgagtatatgtatatgtatctttatatgtataaatacatacaaacagccaAGTCTGTGGGGATCAATGGGACCCTTCACGTGGACCAGATACATCAAGAAACTTTGCAAGATACCAGACATGCAGCACTTGTTTCCTGATAACAGTTCGGAGCCCATCAAGTGTGGCAACATTTCCATTCTCCCCGAAGAGTACCTACTGCCGTACCCATGGTGGGAATTTAAACAACTCTACGTACCTGGGAAATGGCAGGAATTTATGGCTGTAAGTTTGTTACTGTTCACATTTTGATATACTCGGtattgatgaaaaaagaaacggaGCATGATACACTGTGCTGGGAATTTTTTTGGATGTTATAGATTTTGTTTCCTTAGAAGTATGCACATTTCAAAGACCGTGAACTTTTTAGAGAACATTTTATTCAAGCACCGTATACTTCTTATTGCACGGGGTTGCACGCTTGAATTtgcttcaaaatgtttttttttttattttttttttatcacaactaCACAATACTTTTTCCAAGAGGATCGTAAACAATAGATCTTCAGTGTCTGCAGGAAATAACTAGGGTTTGGGAAAATATCACTCTAGGTCTGGTTCCAAAGTTCCCCTGATAACACACCCGCGCCTGGCCAAAGGCATGATAATCCCTGACTTGAGTCTGGTCCCAGAGTCAAATATGGCTAGCGTAAACAACAGAACGGTGTATCCGTAAGCAGGGAGCGCGACCAGAAAGCATAATTATATTTGGTTACAAATTATGGATTTATTTGTGTAAGCAGTTAATTTCGCTCTTATGCCTGTTCAATATCTACCAGTCTCTCTAATTCACATACTATTAATTCCATTTCTACATGCCTtagtttcatcattatgatttattgctattattgttcttgttataaatattctgtgactatcattatcaataatatttaacTCCTACATATTTAACTACTTGAAAAATGGAGCCCCGTGAATGCGCTGAAAAAATGCTGGGTAATCCTTTACAAAAGGAAATGTGTTAATTGTAGATATGGGTATAATgcagtttgtatattatatatatattatccggaaaatagataattactgaaGAAACAACATGAGCATAATGCTGTTTGttcattatgtacatattatcCAGAAAATAGATATTGCTGAAGAAACACCTTCTCGTCCTACCGATGAGACCGAATTCCCTCCAACTTGGAGGGATTCATACGGCCTCTCCAGCCTTACTTTCAGCTCCCAGCACTGCTTTAACGCTAGTTTCAGCGTCTTTCAGCATTATTAGTGCCAGTATCAACACCTGCTTCAACATCGGAATTGATTCAGCACTTGCTTCAGCACCTACTTTAGTTCTAGACTCTATAGCAGTTTCCTTAGCAAATACAGCTCCAGTCTTTGGACTACGAAAACCGTTCACTTCACTGCAGTCTGTAGCAGAACTTAGTAATCATCAGCTAACAACTGATGGGCCATAGTGACTTTTTACGTTGTGTACCACAGTCTCATATAATTAACACAGCCCTCAGGCATGTGCATTTAATACTTGTCAAAAGAAGTTAGACAGATTAGACAGATGTTTGGGCATATATCCCTGGCCTTTTGTAGGGCATGCAAACTGttttcaaatgaaataaaatagaattattgCCAATATGactttaacaataacaacaataatattaattttaagggtgataacaataataatgataatgaaaataataataatagtaacaacagtaaatttgataatgataaaataatggataACAATATTAAGGATAATTCATATAAGAATGGTGATATtaatgttacgccggtcgcctcgtctctctgccaccaacacaaggcaggctaggcagacggcgtgttatatacagggtcgtgaacactgaacagctccaagaggcaccgagcaccacagcgtcccagaacaccacgagaggaaacgccaagtggcgaggcagggcacgaaataaacacaaaataacagtctttcctttatttacacaagttatttacccgtacacttttctataggcacaatacagggggaaaccagcatgtcacactacacgatacagcttataacagggcaacacaaagttatatcaggtcacaagggcacacatgaggtcttcacaggagcagcacccaactccgtctctcggcttgttcctccgctcctccgctcacagccagctgcgtcatgtttgcccaggtcccttcatgttaacacatgcccaggtcatccttttcatgttaacacatgtttcgcacagagacaaagacccactggcgtagcattaatAATAGTTAACGTAGAaatccaaacaaataaaaaagtgtgactcctctctccctctttcaccctcctccttccacttttcacctctcctctcccttttcctttccctccacttctccttTTACCTTTCCATTACCCGTTCTGCCACCCGATCTcattcccaaatcttccttaatttcactcctcctcttccactttaagCCCTATATctgcctctccccactcccctcttcttctttgaaCTTTCCCATCTTCTTCACTCCCTTATCCCCtagctttcctctcccttccccttccccactttttcTCTGAGCCTCCTTTCCTTACCCAACCCTTTTTCCATTCTCAGtctcctccgtttccccttccccatctctcttttctctttaaaacctcttctcctccttttcttcctcccgtaCCCTTTTGCTTCTCCTTCCCCCAATACCTTCCTTTTTAACTTCCCCCTCAGATAATCGTGTAAACTGACAATGCAGTGCAGTGTACTTGActcgaataacaataataacagcaataatgataataataataataataataataatagtaatagtaatagtaatagtaatagtaatagtaatagtaatagtaatagtaatagtaatagtaataatgataatgataatgataatgataatgataatgataatgataataataataataataataataataataataataataataacaacaacaacaacaacaatgacaatagcaataataataatagattcatattatgatgcttgtgtgtgtgtgtgattctttaataGTCATAACAGTCATCACCAAATTTTACACCATTATGAATTGACTTCAAGTctgcagtcacatggaatataattccagggataaaatatatacatcgtaGTCAAAATCAAACAGCAGCAATCACTTAGAATATGATTACAGGTATTACACTTAAGCAAACGGACCTGCAGACGAAATTCAAGCGAAATTATTATAtaggtaatgatgatggcaattgcAATCATGCTAATAAAAACTATCAGGCTGAATGTAAGGGCACCATAGATGATCTTAGCTATTAATGCGgcaaacaattttaaataattttctcctCACCTTTCAATTTCTCATTTTGCCTCTTCATGCCGTTTCAGTTACTCTCCCCAGTATCTTTAAATTCTTCTTGTACAAACTCCAGTAATTAGGTACTTctcaattttgattttttttttcttttttcagacatTTAAGAACAAGTCGTACTCAATACACTTgtatgaaaacaaaagcaaaggtcTGAAGATTATTCAAGGGTCAGACAGTATCTACGAAGGAGCAGCCAGGAATTTCTGCCCTGTTACACATCCTCTTCTCACATAAGGCTCTCTGCGGAGATCCTAATGTATTACACAAATTTAcatagtaatattactatatacggaaacacccatccacacacacacatacacctatatgtatatgcacacacacacacacacacacacacacacacacacacacacacacacacacacacacacacacacacacacacacacacacatgtatcgcggttttttcatatacaaaatagaATATACTCTACTAAACTACTGCTACCAATTTGTAAAGGCTAtttctaatacaaataatgataaggttacTTTGGTATCGCCACTACGGGTTTTGGGTTGAAGGAAACaccgagaaaacccaattttgacttGCCTATTTATaatttgagtagcatgacttaacggtcTTAATTAATGCTTGTGTTGTGGACtgaatttattcctctgttgAGTGTGCCAAAGATACAATTGTCATGAAAAcagttttaaccaatttcttttatatctctaATCTAAGGATAATAAATAGGTGGCATATTATAATGggtttaatattaacaataataaatcaattcAAATCTGGTTACCTTTAACTTTAACTTAACCCTTTGCCTACTGATTATAACACAGTAATCATTacgataaatatgatgaaaatacacGGCCGACAGAATCAAGATAGTCATCCCCCACTCCATGCTCTTACTTTTACTTGGTCGAACAAGTAGTCAATCCCACACTTCTTTCACAAGTTTTCTCTCCTATGGTTTGCCATGATTTATTATCTTTTCCAATATATTCTTTGATACAATTGAATTGTCTCCTTTGTCTCATTCTGTTGTATCTAcaccaagagagaaagagagagagagaaataagaaaaagaaataataaaaaaattacatccgGCAGAAGGAATCATGGTCTGTTGTTCTCCCTCCAATTTCccccatttctctgtctctgcatgCGAGATGAAAGCAGATGAAAGCAACGACTCACCTTAGTTATCACAATTCAATTCGTAtggatttaacatttatattcatttacaaaGCATTACAACCTTCAATTTCCGAGTAAAACAAGATTTGCCACACCTCTGATTCAACATACCTGCATGCGAGATGAAAGCAATAACTTGTCTAACATAGAACATGATGATAAAACTACTTACTACTTCCCCCCATTGAATTATGAACATTTAATCGAATCAAcaattttgtttgttcagtcctccatggactatttctgcttccttccagttcggtagatgtccagctttatctatatgtaccaccatggcgttggaagttctgtggtgatgGACGTCAGTtcaatgttcgctgatcctggtgctgaaaccataGCCTGTTTCCCcgaagtatgctgtatcgcatttgCCGCAGGGTATGTGATATACAACACTGTTAGAGTTGTTTTTGGGCTGCTTCCTGTCTTGTATTAGTTATCTATCTTTTCcctggatgtgctggcgattctcactgtcttacTAAAGTATCTGCTGATTgcctgggaaatgctacatggcggtaatatgagaacattgtTAGGAGAGGGTGcaggtctgatcttgcgagtatgttctctgccttctttctgaggttcaGCAGGAAGTTTCTGGGAtatttgtttcatgaaagaattaattacataagCAAAATTATTCTCAAGAAATTCAGgactgcagatcctcagtgctctgaggaagaagccaattacaacaccagattttgttttgttgctgtttgttgctgcgttaaaccctgatattataaccataaccacagagagagagagagagagaacagagacaagtgcctggtaaatgcctgaaaaaggttagtaaaattctttaaataccaggaataagaaagaacattcagctgtactaatatcaataatagaattataaaatactatagatctgattaccgAACAAAAGCAAAGTAATCATTTNNNNNNNNNNNNNNNNNNNNNNNNNNNNNNNNNNNNNNNNNNNNNNNNNNNNNNNNNNNNNNNNNNNNNNNNNNNNNNNNNNNNNNNNNNNNNNNNNNNNCCccctaaacaagaaacacttaattGCTTCAATAGGCTTACCCAAAATGCCACCAAGTGACATGGCTACAGGTGCTACAGATGTTTTGACCCACTCCTGTAgtctgtccttcttcttcttttaacggtaggttcatgtctgagccgccgtggtcacagcatgatacttcattgtagttttcatgttgtgatgttcttggggtgagtacgtggtagggtccccagttcctttccacggagagtgccggtggtacctttttaggtaatcattctctctatttatccgggcttgggaccagcacttgacttgggctggcttggccacccagtggctaggtaggcaatcgaggtgaagttccttgcccaagggaacaacgcggcgctcggtgactcgaaccctcagattcagattgccgtcgtgacagtttttgagtccgacgctctagccattcggccactgcagccttgacgatcatgggcttccatgatttttcttggcaatttagagcggtggtttgccattgccttccgcccggtgtttttttttttttttttttttttttttttttttttttttttttttttaaattgagtcaccatctctatttacccggcactgacttgggctgccttggccacccagtggctaggtaggcaatcgaggtgaagttccttgcccaagggaacaatgcgccgaccggtgactcgaaccctcgaactcagattgccgtcgtgacagtctggagtccgaagTCTGTCACTagccgtcttttattcccgatatgggagcccttccggtcacacccttaacagttatcatgaatataattataatttctcttcacttatttgaaaactatctgcatcaggactttcctatgtcccagcaaattttcaacactgtatttatcactttaacttttgtctatctgccttccgtgttattttcttgatccccgactggagtattgtgatatatctagtgatcgcctccaactagttgttttcgtattcttggcttctagaagcttctgttagtcatggcgtgaacacgtgctcagtttgacgtcatgggtcatcttcctgtttaccatcttttctgatcattttttctggatttcgccctcatcttcctatactgttctatttttgatgtcgcgaccggatggtgcgtccgctctgcctcgcgttgtttacgagataatgcgtatcttatccacgacagggaaacagtttctctaacctggaagaccagctggaaggggtcccacaagggagtgtcttaagtgtgaccctgtttgccattgctataaatgacattgtaaaagttgttccaagttctgtctcatgtaatctgtatgtggatgactttacactgtactgctcaggaggaagcttacaggatgtgcaaggacacaataggctgcaataaatcaggttgtacagttggcaacatatcatgggttcaaattttctccaagcaagaccatggctatacatttccacaaacgaggaaaattccacccttccctctatttaggagcaaacccactgcaacttgtccaagaggtgaagtacttgggtctaatttttgactcaagacttacatgggtgcctcacatcaaacagttaaaagtgaagcgcttaatattttgcgggttctttcacatctatcttgggtgcagaccgcacaacgcttctgctgct is from Penaeus monodon isolate SGIC_2016 chromosome 12, NSTDA_Pmon_1, whole genome shotgun sequence and encodes:
- the LOC119579395 gene encoding lactosylceramide 4-alpha-galactosyltransferase-like (The sequence of the model RefSeq protein was modified relative to this genomic sequence to represent the inferred CDS: added 317 bases not found in genome assembly), which encodes MKLPKKVLVVCFMFLVCFCYLWNEESLTKLKNDRSLLYKRGEPSEIAPPMWWAKFLCKKYSKETNNSIVLPVLMRDVTPSLDKNVFLIESACKAKPTYRAWCAVESFSRVNPEADVWFVITSPTVDNADGLPARLLERYSNLYVVTTDLETVFKNTSLEDFFMSGLWHKGTPWPIIQLSDILRVALVWRFGGFYTDIDTVCLKDIFPLQNFVIGGHYPRNQIANGAFHFLHHHQVMEDLMTKMIEGYKPSLWGSMGPFTWTRYIKKLCKIPDMQHLFPDNSSEPIKCGNISILPEEYLLPYPWWEFKQLYVPGKWQEFMATFKNKSYSIHLYENKSKGLKIIQGSDSIYEGAARNFCPVTHPLLT